The Streptomyces tendae genome has a window encoding:
- the tyrS gene encoding tyrosine--tRNA ligase, producing MTDIVDELKWRGLFAQSTDEDALRKALADGPVTFYCGFDPTAPSLHVGHLVQVLTVRRLQQAGHRPLALVGGATGQIGDPRPTAERTLNSPETVAGWVERLRGQIEPFLSFEGENAAVMVNNLDWTANLSAIEFLRDIGKHFRVNKMLTKDSVARRLESSEGISYTEFSYQLLQAMDFLQLYRRYGCTMQQGGSDQWGNLTAGLDLLHRLEPDASVHAYATPLMTKADGTKFGKTEGGAVWLDPEMTTPYAFYQFWLNVDDRDISGYMRILSFKSREELEELERQTQERPQARAAQRALAEELTTLVHGADQTAAVIAASKALFGQGELGELDERTLAAALSEVPHARVSELGPVVDLFAEVGLVPSKSAARRTVKEGGAYVNNVKVAAEDAVPAKEDLLHGRWLVLRRGKKNLAAVEVTTG from the coding sequence GTGACGGACATCGTCGACGAGCTGAAGTGGCGCGGGCTGTTCGCCCAGTCCACCGACGAGGACGCTTTGCGCAAGGCGCTCGCGGACGGTCCCGTCACGTTCTATTGCGGCTTCGACCCGACCGCGCCGTCGCTGCACGTGGGGCACCTGGTGCAGGTGCTCACCGTGCGCCGGCTCCAGCAGGCCGGGCACCGGCCGCTGGCGCTGGTCGGCGGCGCCACCGGGCAGATCGGTGACCCGCGCCCGACCGCCGAGCGCACGCTGAACTCGCCGGAGACGGTCGCGGGCTGGGTGGAGCGGCTGCGCGGCCAGATCGAGCCGTTCCTGTCCTTCGAGGGCGAGAACGCGGCCGTCATGGTCAACAACCTCGACTGGACCGCGAACCTGTCCGCGATCGAGTTCCTGCGGGACATCGGCAAGCACTTCCGGGTCAACAAGATGCTGACGAAGGACTCCGTGGCCCGGCGCCTGGAGTCCTCCGAGGGCATCAGCTACACGGAGTTCAGCTACCAGCTGCTCCAGGCGATGGACTTCCTCCAGCTGTACCGGCGCTACGGCTGCACGATGCAGCAGGGCGGCAGCGACCAGTGGGGCAACCTCACGGCCGGACTCGATCTGCTGCACCGTCTGGAGCCGGACGCCTCCGTCCACGCCTACGCGACGCCGCTGATGACGAAGGCGGACGGCACCAAGTTCGGCAAGACCGAGGGCGGCGCCGTCTGGCTGGATCCGGAGATGACCACGCCGTACGCGTTCTACCAGTTCTGGCTGAACGTGGACGACCGGGACATCTCGGGTTACATGCGGATCCTGTCCTTCAAGTCCCGCGAGGAGCTGGAGGAGCTGGAGCGGCAGACGCAGGAGCGTCCGCAGGCCCGGGCGGCGCAGCGCGCGCTGGCGGAGGAGCTGACGACGCTGGTGCACGGCGCCGACCAGACGGCCGCCGTGATCGCCGCGTCCAAGGCCCTGTTCGGCCAGGGCGAGCTGGGTGAGCTGGACGAGCGGACGCTCGCCGCGGCGCTCTCCGAGGTGCCGCACGCGCGGGTGTCCGAGCTGGGCCCGGTGGTGGACCTGTTCGCCGAGGTCGGCCTGGTGCCCAGCAAGTCGGCCGCGCGGCGCACGGTGAAGGAGGGCGGCGCCTACGTGAACAACGTCAAGGTCGCCGCCGAGGACGCCGTCCCCGCGAAGGAGGACCTGCTGCACGGCCGGTGGTTGGTGCTGCGCCGGGGCAAGAAGAACCTGGCGGCGGTCGAGGTCACGACAGGCTGA
- a CDS encoding metallopeptidase TldD-related protein, with translation MSARTTKPHEIVERALELSRSDGCVVIADERSTANLRWAGNALTTNGVTRGRTLTVIATVDGAQGTASGVVSRSAVTVDELEPLVRAAEAAARGAAPAEDAQPLVTGVEPSPEFTEAPAETSSAVFTDFAPALGEAFARARAGGRELYGFANHELVSSYLGTSTGLRLRHDQPNGTLEVNAKSPDRTRSAWAGRSTRDFKDVDPAVLDAELAVRLGWAERRLDLPAGRYETLLPPTAVADLLIYQLWSASGRDAAEGRTVFSRPGGGTRVGERLSELPLTLRSDPNEPGLESAPFVLAHSSGGDQSVFDNGLPLTATDWVREGKLHRLTTSRHSAGLTGLPTAPAIDNLILDGGEDRSLEEMVAATERGLLLTCLWYIREVDPATLLLTGLTRDGVYLVENGEVTGEVNNFRFNESPVDLLGRAAEAGRTEKTLPREWSDWFTRAAMPALRIPDFHMSSVSRGV, from the coding sequence ATGAGCGCGCGCACCACCAAGCCGCACGAGATCGTCGAGCGGGCGCTGGAGCTGTCCCGGTCCGACGGCTGTGTCGTGATCGCCGACGAGCGGTCCACCGCCAACCTCCGCTGGGCGGGCAACGCGCTCACCACCAACGGGGTCACCCGCGGGCGTACCCTCACCGTGATCGCCACGGTGGACGGGGCGCAGGGCACGGCCTCCGGGGTGGTGTCCCGGTCGGCGGTGACCGTGGACGAGCTGGAGCCGCTGGTGCGGGCCGCCGAGGCCGCCGCGCGCGGCGCGGCGCCGGCCGAGGACGCGCAGCCGCTGGTCACCGGGGTGGAGCCGTCGCCCGAGTTCACCGAGGCGCCCGCCGAGACGTCCTCCGCGGTGTTCACCGACTTCGCCCCGGCGCTGGGCGAGGCGTTCGCCCGGGCGCGGGCCGGCGGCCGGGAGCTGTACGGCTTCGCCAACCACGAGCTGGTCTCCAGCTACCTGGGCACGTCGACGGGGCTGCGGCTGCGGCACGACCAGCCGAACGGCACGCTGGAGGTGAACGCCAAGTCCCCGGACCGGACCCGGTCGGCGTGGGCGGGCCGCTCCACCCGTGACTTCAAGGACGTCGACCCGGCGGTGCTGGACGCCGAGCTGGCCGTACGGCTGGGCTGGGCGGAGCGTCGCCTCGACCTGCCGGCGGGCCGGTACGAGACGCTGCTGCCGCCGACCGCGGTGGCGGACCTGCTGATCTACCAGCTCTGGTCGGCGTCGGGGCGGGACGCGGCGGAGGGCCGCACGGTGTTCTCCAGGCCGGGCGGCGGCACCCGGGTCGGCGAGCGGCTGAGCGAGCTGCCGCTGACGTTGCGCAGCGACCCGAACGAGCCGGGCCTGGAGTCGGCGCCGTTCGTGCTCGCGCACTCCTCCGGCGGGGACCAGTCCGTGTTCGACAACGGGCTGCCGCTGACGGCGACGGACTGGGTGCGCGAGGGAAAGCTGCACCGGCTGACCACCAGCAGGCACAGCGCGGGCCTGACCGGCCTGCCGACCGCACCCGCGATCGACAACCTGATCCTGGACGGCGGCGAGGACCGCTCGCTGGAGGAGATGGTCGCGGCCACCGAGCGGGGGCTGCTGCTGACCTGCCTGTGGTACATCCGCGAGGTGGACCCGGCGACGCTGCTGCTCACCGGCCTGACCAGGGACGGCGTCTACCTGGTGGAGAACGGCGAGGTCACCGGCGAGGTGAACAACTTCCGCTTCAACGAGTCACCGGTGGACCTGCTGGGCCGGGCGGCCGAGGCGGGCCGTACGGAGAAGACGCTGCCCAGGGAGTGGAGCGACTGGTTCACCCGGGCCGCGATGCCCGCGCTGCGCATCCCCGATTTCCATATGAGCTCGGTCAGCCGGGGCGTATAA
- a CDS encoding TldD/PmbA family protein: MSHSIDETFTTLPLRALADAALARARALGAEHADFRLERVRSASWRLRDAKPAGSSDTTDLGYAVRVVHGGTWGFASGVDLTLDAAAKVASQAVAMAKLSAQVIKAAGSKERVELADEPVHAEQTWVSSYEIDPFTVPDEEKAGLLAEWSARLLAANAVDHVDASLLTVHENKFYADTAGTVTTQQRVRLHPVVTAVSVDESSGEFDSMRTLAPPVGRGWEYLTGTGWDWDDELARIPELLAEKMRAPSVDPGLYDLVVDPSNLWLTIHESIGHATELDRALGYEAAYAGTSFATFDQLGKLRYGSELMNVTGDRTAEHGLATVGYDDEGVEAQSWDLVKDGTLIGYQLDRRIAKLTGFERSNGCAFADSPGHVPVQRMANVSLRPDPAGMSTEDLIGGVDRGIYVVGDRSWSIDMQRYNFQFTGQRFYRIENGRLAGQLRDVAYQATTTDFWGSMAAVGGPQTYVLGGAFNCGKAQPGQVAAVSHGCPSALFKGVNILNTTQEAGR, encoded by the coding sequence GTGTCTCATAGCATTGACGAAACCTTCACGACCCTGCCGCTCCGCGCCCTCGCCGACGCCGCGCTGGCCCGCGCCCGGGCGCTCGGGGCGGAGCACGCGGACTTCCGTCTGGAGCGGGTGCGCAGCGCCTCCTGGCGGCTGAGGGACGCCAAGCCCGCCGGTTCGTCGGACACCACCGACCTCGGGTACGCGGTGCGGGTGGTGCACGGCGGCACCTGGGGTTTCGCGTCCGGAGTGGATCTCACCCTCGACGCCGCCGCCAAGGTCGCCTCCCAGGCGGTGGCGATGGCGAAGCTGTCCGCGCAGGTGATCAAGGCGGCCGGGTCAAAGGAGAGGGTGGAGCTGGCCGACGAGCCGGTGCACGCCGAGCAGACCTGGGTGTCGTCGTACGAGATCGATCCGTTCACCGTGCCCGACGAGGAGAAGGCCGGGCTGCTCGCCGAGTGGAGCGCGCGGCTGCTGGCGGCGAACGCGGTGGACCACGTGGACGCCTCGCTGCTCACCGTGCACGAGAACAAGTTCTACGCGGACACGGCCGGCACGGTGACCACCCAGCAGCGGGTGCGGCTGCACCCGGTGGTCACGGCGGTGTCGGTCGACGAGTCCAGCGGCGAGTTCGACTCGATGCGCACCCTCGCGCCGCCCGTCGGGCGCGGCTGGGAGTACCTGACCGGTACCGGCTGGGACTGGGACGACGAGCTGGCCCGGATCCCCGAGCTGCTCGCCGAGAAGATGCGCGCACCGAGTGTCGACCCGGGCCTGTACGACCTGGTGGTGGACCCGTCCAACCTGTGGCTGACCATCCACGAGTCCATCGGGCACGCCACCGAGCTGGACCGCGCGCTCGGCTACGAGGCGGCCTACGCGGGGACCTCCTTCGCCACCTTCGACCAGCTGGGCAAGCTGAGGTACGGCTCCGAGCTGATGAACGTCACCGGTGACCGCACCGCCGAGCACGGACTCGCGACCGTCGGCTACGACGACGAGGGCGTCGAGGCGCAGTCCTGGGACCTGGTGAAGGACGGCACGCTCATCGGCTACCAGCTGGACCGGCGGATCGCGAAGCTCACGGGGTTCGAGCGCTCCAACGGCTGCGCCTTCGCCGACTCCCCCGGTCATGTGCCGGTGCAGCGCATGGCGAACGTGTCGCTGCGTCCGGACCCGGCCGGGATGTCGACGGAGGACCTGATCGGGGGCGTCGACCGGGGCATCTACGTGGTCGGCGACCGGTCCTGGTCGATCGACATGCAGCGCTACAACTTCCAGTTCACCGGGCAGCGCTTCTACCGGATCGAGAACGGGCGGCTCGCCGGGCAGCTCCGGGACGTCGCCTACCAGGCCACGACCACCGACTTCTGGGGTTCCATGGCCGCCGTCGGCGGTCCGCAGACGTACGTCCTGGGCGGCGCCTTCAACTGCGGCAAGGCCCAGCCGGGTCAGGTCGCGGCGGTCTCGCACGGCTGCCCGTCCGCCCTGTTCAAGGGAGTCAACATTCTGAACACCACGCAGGAGGCCGGGCGATGA
- the fabG gene encoding 3-oxoacyl-[acyl-carrier-protein] reductase, with amino-acid sequence MSRSVLVTGGNRGIGLAIARAFADAGDKVAITYRSGEPPAGFLAVRCDITDAEQVEQAYKEIEEAHGPVEVLVANAGITRDQLLMRMSEEDFTSVLETNLTGTFRVVKRANRGMLRARKGRVVLISSVVGLLGSAGQANYAASKAGLVGFARSLARELGSRNITFNVVAPGFVDTDMTRELTEEQQAKILAQVPLARYAKTEEIAAAVRFLASDDASYITGAVIPVDGGLGMGH; translated from the coding sequence TTGAGCCGCTCGGTTCTCGTCACCGGAGGCAACCGGGGCATCGGCCTCGCCATCGCCCGCGCGTTCGCCGACGCCGGCGACAAGGTCGCCATCACGTACCGCTCGGGGGAGCCCCCGGCCGGCTTCCTCGCCGTCCGGTGCGACATCACCGACGCCGAGCAGGTGGAGCAGGCCTACAAGGAGATCGAGGAGGCGCACGGCCCCGTCGAGGTGCTCGTCGCCAACGCCGGGATCACCCGGGATCAGCTCCTGATGCGCATGTCCGAGGAGGACTTCACCTCCGTCCTGGAGACCAACCTCACCGGCACCTTCCGGGTCGTCAAGCGCGCCAACCGCGGCATGCTGCGCGCCCGCAAGGGCCGCGTCGTGCTGATCTCGTCGGTCGTCGGGCTGCTCGGCTCCGCGGGCCAGGCCAACTACGCCGCCTCCAAGGCCGGCCTGGTGGGCTTCGCCCGGTCCCTCGCCCGTGAGCTGGGCTCGCGCAACATCACCTTCAACGTCGTCGCGCCCGGTTTCGTCGACACCGACATGACCCGGGAGCTCACCGAGGAGCAGCAGGCGAAGATCCTCGCCCAGGTGCCGCTCGCGCGGTACGCGAAGACCGAGGAGATCGCCGCCGCGGTGCGCTTCCTCGCCTCGGACGACGCCTCGTACATCACTGGAGCCGTCATTCCCGTTGACGGCGGACTGGGAATGGGTCACTGA
- the fabI gene encoding enoyl-ACP reductase FabI, giving the protein MSGILEGKRVLITGVLMESSIAFHTAKLAQEQGAEIILTAFPRPTLTERIAKKLPKPTKVIELDVTNDEHLGRLADIVGEELGGLDGVVHSIGFAPQDALGGNFLNTPFESVSTAMHVSAFSLKSLTMACLPLMQNGGSVVGLTFDAQYAWPQYDWMGPAKAALEATSRYMARDLGKQNIRCNLISAGPIGSMAAKSIPGFAELASVWDNRAPLEWDLKDPEPAGRGVVALLSDWFPKTTGEIVHVDGGLHAVGA; this is encoded by the coding sequence ATGAGCGGAATCCTCGAGGGCAAGCGCGTCCTGATCACCGGTGTGCTGATGGAGTCCTCCATCGCCTTCCACACCGCCAAGCTGGCCCAGGAGCAGGGTGCCGAGATCATCCTGACCGCGTTCCCGCGGCCCACCCTGACCGAGCGCATCGCGAAGAAGCTGCCCAAGCCCACCAAGGTCATCGAGCTCGACGTCACCAACGACGAGCACCTGGGCCGCCTGGCCGACATCGTCGGCGAGGAGCTCGGGGGCCTGGACGGCGTGGTGCACTCCATCGGCTTCGCGCCGCAGGACGCGCTCGGCGGCAACTTCCTCAACACGCCGTTCGAGTCGGTCTCCACGGCCATGCACGTCTCGGCGTTCTCCCTGAAGTCGCTCACCATGGCCTGCCTGCCGCTGATGCAGAACGGCGGCTCCGTCGTCGGCCTCACCTTCGACGCGCAGTACGCCTGGCCGCAGTACGACTGGATGGGTCCGGCCAAGGCCGCCCTGGAGGCCACCAGCCGCTACATGGCGCGCGACCTGGGCAAGCAGAACATCCGCTGCAACCTCATCTCCGCCGGCCCCATCGGCTCCATGGCCGCCAAGTCCATCCCCGGCTTCGCCGAGCTGGCCTCCGTCTGGGACAACCGCGCCCCGCTGGAGTGGGACCTGAAGGACCCGGAGCCGGCCGGCCGCGGCGTCGTCGCCCTGCTGAGCGACTGGTTCCCGAAGACCACGGGCGAGATCGTCCACGTGGACGGCGGACTGCACGCCGTCGGCGCCTGA
- a CDS encoding FadR/GntR family transcriptional regulator: MPLSHPRRSALSEQVIAALRAQITSGEWPVGSRIPTEPELVERLGVARNTVREAVRALAHNGLLDIRQGSGTYVAATSELAGVMHRRFADADPRHIAELRSTLESSAARLAARRRTEKDLKQLDALLLRREEAWGSGDAEAFVTADATFHLAVVAASHNDVMTALYADLVEVLRDWLRDDVGGDMTPETHMDHSRLVDAIRAGDEATASEEAAGYPMVCKPGRLTAPARD; the protein is encoded by the coding sequence ATGCCTCTGAGCCATCCGCGCCGTTCGGCGCTGTCCGAACAGGTCATCGCCGCCCTGCGGGCCCAGATCACCTCGGGCGAGTGGCCGGTCGGCTCGCGCATCCCCACCGAGCCGGAGCTCGTGGAGCGGCTGGGGGTCGCCCGGAACACGGTCCGCGAGGCGGTGCGCGCGCTGGCGCACAACGGCCTGCTGGACATCCGCCAGGGCTCGGGCACCTACGTGGCGGCCACCAGTGAACTGGCCGGCGTGATGCACCGCCGGTTCGCCGACGCCGACCCCCGGCACATCGCCGAACTTCGCTCCACCCTGGAGTCCTCGGCGGCGCGGCTGGCCGCCCGGCGGCGCACGGAGAAGGACCTCAAGCAGCTCGACGCCCTGCTGCTGCGCCGCGAGGAGGCCTGGGGGTCGGGCGACGCGGAGGCGTTCGTGACGGCGGACGCGACGTTTCACCTGGCCGTCGTGGCCGCCTCGCACAACGACGTGATGACCGCGCTGTACGCGGACCTGGTCGAGGTGCTGCGGGACTGGCTGCGTGACGACGTGGGCGGCGACATGACGCCGGAGACGCACATGGACCACAGCCGTCTGGTGGACGCGATCCGCGCGGGCGACGAGGCGACGGCGTCCGAGGAGGCCGCCGGCTACCCGATGGTGTGCAAGCCCGGACGGCTCACGGCTCCCGCGCGTGACTGA
- a CDS encoding CynX/NimT family MFS transporter — MTGEEARTLPSTAASGTSAASVPPARPGATPRAWRTRLLVVGIVLAALNLRPAITSFGALLEEVRDGLGMSGSVAGLLTSLPALCFAIFGSVAPRLSRRFGPGAVVCAGMAAIGTGLLVRPLVGNTAAFLVASGLALAGIAVSNVLMPVIVKRWFPDRVGTMTGLYSMALALGTATAAAVTVPLTSAMGGSWRAGLAVWAALAAAAVLPWLAFVRPRGGTPGEEAPERDKRDGPPRGESAGQAPAAAPVLRITRSRTAWALAVFFGLQATAAYISMGWMAQIFRDAGVPAGRAGLLLAITMVMGVPLAFVIPRLATRLPHQGPIVVALGVSGLAGYAGLYLAPAGGALAWAVLIGIANCAFPLALTMVGMRARTGAGVAQLSAFAQSTGYLISIPGPLLVGVLYQHSGGWGLPIALMAGLMVPQVIVGVFAGRDRTVEDEAAA; from the coding sequence ATGACTGGCGAGGAGGCCCGGACCCTCCCGTCCACCGCTGCCTCCGGTACGTCCGCCGCGTCCGTCCCCCCGGCACGCCCCGGTGCCACCCCGCGCGCGTGGCGGACCCGGCTGCTCGTCGTCGGCATCGTGCTCGCCGCCCTGAACCTGCGCCCCGCCATCACCAGCTTCGGCGCGCTGCTCGAGGAGGTGCGCGACGGACTCGGCATGAGCGGCAGCGTGGCCGGCCTGCTCACCTCCCTGCCCGCCCTGTGCTTCGCCATCTTCGGCTCCGTCGCGCCCCGCCTGTCCCGCCGCTTCGGCCCGGGCGCGGTGGTGTGCGCCGGCATGGCCGCCATCGGCACCGGCCTGCTGGTCCGGCCGCTCGTCGGCAACACCGCCGCCTTCCTCGTGGCCAGCGGCCTCGCACTCGCCGGCATCGCGGTGAGCAACGTGCTGATGCCGGTCATCGTCAAGCGCTGGTTCCCCGACCGGGTCGGCACCATGACCGGCCTGTACTCCATGGCCCTCGCCCTGGGCACCGCCACGGCCGCGGCCGTGACCGTGCCGCTCACCAGCGCCATGGGCGGGAGCTGGCGGGCCGGTCTCGCCGTGTGGGCGGCCCTGGCGGCGGCCGCCGTCCTGCCGTGGCTCGCGTTCGTACGCCCACGGGGCGGGACGCCGGGGGAGGAGGCGCCGGAGCGGGACAAGCGGGACGGGCCGCCGCGGGGCGAGTCCGCCGGGCAGGCGCCCGCCGCGGCACCCGTCCTGCGGATCACCCGCAGCCGCACCGCCTGGGCGCTGGCAGTCTTCTTCGGGCTCCAGGCCACCGCCGCCTACATCAGCATGGGGTGGATGGCGCAGATCTTCCGCGACGCCGGCGTCCCCGCGGGCCGGGCGGGGCTGCTGCTGGCGATCACCATGGTGATGGGCGTGCCGCTGGCCTTCGTCATACCGCGCCTGGCCACCCGGCTGCCCCACCAGGGCCCCATCGTGGTCGCGCTGGGCGTGAGCGGCCTGGCCGGCTACGCGGGCCTCTACCTCGCCCCGGCCGGCGGCGCCCTGGCCTGGGCCGTGCTGATCGGCATAGCCAACTGCGCGTTCCCGCTGGCGCTGACCATGGTCGGGATGCGGGCCAGGACGGGCGCGGGCGTGGCCCAGCTGTCGGCCTTCGCGCAGAGCACCGGCTACCTGATCTCCATCCCCGGACCCCTCCTGGTGGGCGTGCTCTACCAGCACAGCGGCGGCTGGGGGCTGCCGATCGCGCTGATGGCGGGACTGATGGTGCCGCAGGTGATCGTCGGCGTGTTCGCGGGCCGCGACCGTACGGTGGAGGACGAGGCGGCGGCCTGA
- a CDS encoding SGM_5486 family transporter-associated protein has protein sequence MPVLDPNPQNGQKKMLLVFGAFFAIFVVIGVIATVLAP, from the coding sequence ATGCCAGTCCTCGACCCGAACCCGCAGAACGGCCAGAAGAAGATGCTGCTCGTCTTCGGCGCGTTCTTCGCCATCTTCGTCGTCATCGGAGTGATCGCGACCGTGCTGGCCCCCTGA
- a CDS encoding SixA phosphatase family protein, whose amino-acid sequence MSVAEPRRIVLFRHAKADWPPVADHERPLAERGRLDAAAAGRKLADTGVAFDLALCSTAVRTRETWKLAVHEFPKRPKTVYEERIYEASPGELIALLNETPDDAQNILLIGHNPGVQGLADILAGASEGDARERMTRRGYPAAAFSTLTFTGPWKSLEPGTATLVDYWAPTE is encoded by the coding sequence ATGAGCGTCGCAGAACCCCGCAGGATTGTCCTTTTCCGGCATGCGAAAGCCGACTGGCCTCCGGTGGCCGACCATGAGCGCCCCCTCGCCGAGCGAGGGCGCCTGGACGCCGCAGCGGCCGGCCGCAAGCTCGCCGACACCGGCGTCGCCTTCGATCTGGCCCTGTGCTCCACGGCGGTCCGCACCCGCGAGACCTGGAAGCTCGCGGTCCACGAGTTCCCGAAGCGGCCGAAAACCGTCTACGAGGAGCGGATCTACGAAGCCTCGCCCGGCGAGCTGATCGCCCTGCTCAACGAGACCCCCGACGACGCGCAGAACATCCTGCTGATCGGCCACAACCCGGGCGTCCAGGGCCTGGCCGACATCCTGGCCGGCGCCTCCGAGGGTGACGCCCGTGAGCGCATGACGCGCCGCGGCTACCCGGCCGCCGCCTTCTCCACGCTCACTTTCACCGGCCCCTGGAAGTCCCTGGAACCCGGTACCGCCACGCTGGTCGACTACTGGGCACCGACCGAGTGA
- the serB gene encoding phosphoserine phosphatase SerB → MSASQTTDVPTLLVKIFGKDRPGLTAGLFDTLAAYSVDVVDIEQVVTRGRIVLCALVTQPPAGVEGDLRATVHSWAESMKMQAEIISGMGDNLPRGLGRSLVTVLGHPLTSEAAASIAARITKAGGNIDRIFRLAKYPVTAVEFAVSGVETEALRTALVTDAARFGVDIAVVAAGLYRRAQRLVVMDVDSTLIQDEVIELFAAHAGCEDQVAEVTAAAMRGELDFEQSLHARVALLEGLDASVVDKVRSEVRLTPGARTLIRTLKRLGYQVGVVSGGFTQVTDDLKERLGLDFAQANTLEIVDGKLTGRVTGEIVDRAGKARLLRRFAAEAGVPLSQTVAIGDGANDLDMLNAAGLGVAFNAKPVVRQAAHTAVNVPFLDTVLYLLGITREEVEAADTLAGD, encoded by the coding sequence ATGAGCGCATCGCAGACCACCGACGTTCCCACCCTCCTGGTCAAGATCTTCGGCAAGGACCGGCCGGGCCTCACCGCCGGGCTCTTCGACACTCTCGCCGCCTACTCCGTCGACGTGGTCGACATCGAGCAGGTCGTCACCCGCGGTCGCATCGTGCTCTGCGCGCTCGTGACCCAGCCCCCCGCCGGGGTGGAGGGGGACCTGCGGGCGACCGTCCACAGCTGGGCGGAGTCGATGAAGATGCAGGCCGAGATCATCTCCGGCATGGGCGACAACCTCCCGCGCGGCCTCGGCCGCTCCCTCGTCACCGTGCTGGGGCACCCCCTCACCTCGGAGGCGGCGGCGTCGATCGCCGCCCGGATCACCAAGGCCGGCGGCAACATCGACCGCATCTTCCGGCTCGCCAAGTACCCGGTGACCGCCGTGGAGTTCGCGGTGTCCGGCGTGGAGACGGAGGCGCTGCGCACGGCGCTGGTGACGGACGCGGCCCGGTTCGGGGTCGACATAGCCGTGGTCGCGGCGGGGCTGTACCGCAGGGCGCAGCGCCTGGTGGTCATGGACGTGGACTCCACCCTGATCCAGGACGAGGTGATCGAGCTCTTCGCCGCGCACGCCGGCTGCGAGGACCAGGTCGCCGAGGTGACGGCCGCCGCGATGCGCGGGGAGCTGGACTTCGAGCAGTCGCTGCACGCGCGCGTGGCGCTGCTGGAGGGGCTGGACGCCTCCGTGGTGGACAAGGTGCGCAGCGAGGTGCGGCTGACGCCGGGTGCCCGCACCCTGATCCGCACGCTCAAGCGGCTCGGCTACCAGGTGGGGGTGGTCTCGGGCGGCTTCACCCAGGTCACCGACGACCTCAAGGAGCGGCTGGGCCTGGACTTCGCCCAGGCGAACACACTGGAGATCGTCGACGGGAAGCTCACCGGCCGGGTGACCGGCGAGATCGTGGACCGGGCCGGCAAGGCCCGGCTGCTGCGCCGGTTCGCGGCCGAGGCGGGGGTGCCGCTGTCGCAGACGGTCGCGATCGGTGACGGGGCGAACGACCTCGACATGCTGAACGCCGCGGGTCTCGGTGTCGCCTTCAACGCCAAGCCGGTGGTGCGCCAGGCCGCCCACACCGCGGTGAACGTCCCGTTCCTCGACACCGTCCTCTACCTGCTCGGCATCACGCGGGAAGAGGTCGAGGCCGCCGACACGCTCGCGGGCGACTGA